From Dromaius novaehollandiae isolate bDroNov1 chromosome 15, bDroNov1.hap1, whole genome shotgun sequence, a single genomic window includes:
- the PURA gene encoding transcriptional activator protein Pur-alpha, translated as MADRDSGSEQGGGGGGGAPGSGGPGSGGGGGGGGPGGGLQHETQELASKRVDIQNKRFYLDVKQNAKGRFLKIAEVGAGGNKSRLTLSMSVAVEFRDYLGDFIEHYAQLGPSQPPELAQAADEPRRALKSEFLVRENRKYYMDLKENQRGRFLRIRQTVNRGPGLGSTQGQTIALPAQGLIEFRDALAKLIDDYGVEEEPAELPEGTSLTVDNKRFFFDVGSNKYGVFMRVSEVKPTYRNSITVPYKVWAKFGHTFCKYSDEMKKIQEKQRDKRAAAAASAGAEQQPEAESSAAAAAAGPPGALLQADEPEED; from the coding sequence ATGGCGGACAGAGACAGTGGCAGcgagcagggcggcggcggcggcgggggcgcgccgGGCTCCGGGGGGCCGggctcgggcggcggcggcggcggcgggggcccggggggcggcctGCAGCACGAGACGCAGGAGCTGGCCTCCAAGCGGGTGGACATCCAGAACAAGCGCTTCTACCTGGACGTCAAGCAGAACGCCAAGGGCCGCTTCCTCAAGATCGCCGAGGTGGGCGCCGGCGGCAACAAGAGCCGCCTCACGCTCTCCATGTCGGTGGCCGTGGAGTTCCGCGACTACCTGGGCGACTTCATCGAGCACTACGCGCAGCTGGGGCCCAGCCAGCCGCCCGAGCTGGCGCAGGCGGCCGACGAGCCGCGCCGGGCGCTCAAGAGCGAGTTCCTGGTGCGGGAGAACCGCAAGTACTACATGGATCTGAAGGAGAACCAGCGCGGGCGCTTCCTCCGCATCCGCCAGACCGTCAACCGCGGCCCGGGGCTGGGCTCCACGCAGGGCCAGACCATCGCGCTGCCGGCGCAGGGGCTCATCGAGTTCCGCGACGCCCTGGCCAAGCTCATCGACGACTACGGTGTGGAGGAGGAGCCGGCCGAGCTGCCCGAGGGCACCTCCTTGACTGTGGACAACAAGCGCTTCTTCTTCGACGTGGGCTCCAACAAGTACGGCGTGTTCATGCGGGTGAGCGAGGTGAAGCCCACCTACCGCAACTCCATCACCGTCCCCTACAAGGTGTGGGCCAAGTTCGGCCACACCTTCTGCAAGTACTCGGACGAGATGAAGAAGATCCAGGAGAAGCAGCGGGACaagcgcgccgccgccgccgcctccgcgggcgCCGAGCAGCAGCCCGAGGCGGagagcagcgccgccgccgccgccgccgggccgcccggggCCCTGCTGCAGGCCGACGAGCCCGAGGAGGATTGA